The following DNA comes from Capsicum annuum cultivar UCD-10X-F1 chromosome 7, UCD10Xv1.1, whole genome shotgun sequence.
TCAAATGACCAGTCACTTGCAAGACCTAAACACGTTGATTCAAAGCCAGTCAGGGGTGGCTCAAGGTAAAGCTAATAAAGCCTTTGCTTTAGGCCCCAAAAATTTGGAGTCCTCCAAATTTTTAATAGTAATCTCTATAATATATCGAAAATTGGACAGAAATTGAAGATGGAGAAGAAGACTTGTAAGAATGAGATCGAGGCTTCGAGCAAAAGCAAAAATTGTCTTTGGTCTCTACAGAATATCAGCAAAAATTGAGCTTCACTAATGAGATTTCAGCAAAAATTGTGAATAATGAGAGAGAAGTGATAAGACTGAGTGAAAATTGGAAGATTGAAAATTGGATCCTATTCTCTAACCCTAACACCTAAGTCATAAACGGGTTTGGACTTTGGGCTTGGGATTTGGGCCAGTGGAACGGGTAATGGGTGGGAATTATAATTGGGCCTGAGACGGGAGACCAGTGTGTAATATTACTAAAACACTCACCAAATTTTCgctaaaaataaatagataaataaataaaattgctTTCTGATTTGAATTGATCTATGTCCGGAGCCCCTCCAGATTTGAATTCTCCACTGCATTATTCATCACATATTACTggtatataattttttcttttatttaatgaaatttcatgaaatagatttatttatttatttatttatttattttgtttctcgtgatgtatttgattgattttgaagtTTACTAAATCAGCGGTTTTAGTTAGTTaatttggatgatttttttgttattatagtGAATTATTGGCTTTCGATTCATTTGGCTTTTGCAAAAGGACGATCTGTAGAATTGCATTTGTTGTGTAGGAAAAAGGATATTTGTACTGATTCAGTACATCGACAATCAACATTgatattttgtttgtgttgttttgttatAATATGGGTAGAGTGAATTGGATTTTGATTCATTTGGCTTTGCAAAAGGGTAGAATTGTATTTATTGTGTAAGAAGAAGGATATTTATACTGATTCAGTACGTCGAAAATTGACATTgtgattattttaatttttatttttttttggttcttttggTTATAGTATAGGTATAGTGAATTGACTTTCGATTTATTTGGGTTCGCAAAAGGCAGAGAAAGACGATCTATAGAATTGCATTTGTTGTGTAAGAAGAGCTATATTTGCACTGATTCAGTATGTCTACCTTGAGAACTTTTTTGTGTTCTTTTTGTTATAGTAGAGGTATAGTGAACTGGTTTTCGATTTATTTGGCTTCGCAAAAGGCAGAGAAAGACGATCTATAGAATTGCATTTGTTGTTTAAGAAGAGCTATACTTGCACTGATTCAGTATGTCTACCTTGAGAACTTTTTTGTGTTCTTTTTGTTATAGTAGAGGTATAGTGAACTGGCTTTTGATTCATTTGGTTCTGCAAAAGGCAGAAAAAGATGATCTGTTGTGTAAGAAGAAGGATATTTATGCTGATTCAGTACGTTGACATTGagtttctttttttgtttgtttgtttattataGTATAGGTACAGTGAATTGACTTTCTATTTATTTAGCCTTGTAAAAGGAGAAAATAGACGATCATAGAATTGCATTTTGTtgtgtatgaagaaggatatttaTACTGATTCAGTAAGGCgagattgagatttttttgtgttgttttattaTAGTAGAGGTATATTGAATTGGCTTTTGAGTCATTTTGGTTCTGCGAAAGGCGAGCTGTAGAATTGCATTTATTGTATAAGAAGAAGGATATTTATACTGCTGATTCAGTACGTCTACATTGGGGATCTCACACTGATGTGGACAGTGATTAGGAGTTGTACCTTTAAgaataactgagatcatgacattgagaattttttattttaaatttttggttatagTATAGGTATATTGAATTGGCTTTCAATTTATTTTGGCTCTGCAAACGGAAAAAAAGACATCTATAGAATTGCATTTTGTTGTGTAAGAAGAAGGATATTTATACTGATTCAGTACGTCGACATTGGGGATCTCACACTGATGTGGACAGTGATTAGGAGTTGTACCTTGAAGAAGAACTGATATCACGACATTGAGAATTCGTTTTctttttaacaacaacaacaacaacaaacccagtaaattcccacatagtggggtctggggagggtagaatgtacgcaatccataccactacctccgaaggagtagaagagaggttgtttccgatgtTTTCTTTTTAAAGGAAGCATTATTTAAATTGAGTTAGAAGCATTATTTAAATTGAGTTAGACTTAGTTTGTGATGTGTTCTTTTGTTACTATAGGTATAGTGAAATTGCTTTCAAGTCATTTGTCTCTGCAAAAAACAGAAAAGACGATATGTAGAATTGCATTTTTtgtgtatgaagaaggatatttaTATTGATTCAGTACGGCGACATTGAGAATTTGTTTTTTTCCTGTTTCTTGGAAGCATTATTTAATTAGAGTTGGACTTAGTTTGATGTGTTCTTTTGTTATACTATAGGTATAGTGAATTCGCTTTTGATTGAGCTGGCTCTGCAGAAAGCAGAAAAAGGCGACCTGTAGAATTGCATTTGTTGTGTAAGAAGAACGATATTTATACTGATCCAGTACGTCAacattgagaattttttttctctGGAAGCATTATTTGTTATTTAACTGGAGTTTGACTTAGTTTGTGATGTGTGCTTTTGTTATACTATAGGTATAGTGAATTGGCTTTCAATTGATTTGACTTTGCAAAAGCAGAAAAGACGATCTGTAGAATTGCATTTTGTTATGTAAGAAGAAGGATATTTACGCTGATTCAGTACGTCTGTCTGTCTGGGGAGGATCTCACACTGATGTGGACAGTGATTAGGAGTTGTACCTTGAAGAAGAACGTTTACGTTGTGGAGAGTTGTGGAGTATAGTGAATGAAAGGGTTTTCAGAAGGAAGAAAGAGATGATTGTTTTTGCTATTGTGTGGTTGGAGGAACAATGACTGGGTGGTCATTGGGTCTTCGGACAGGAAGCGATGGATCGTTGCAGCAATTGGCACAAAATGGAGTTTACCACTCTCAGAATTCGTTTTTCTCGCGTAAAGGTTCAAAGACATCACTTTCTGGTTTCAGGGAAAAGGAAAAATGGCTTCCCTCTATTTGCAGGTTTTTGGTACGAAAGCAGGTTGGAATGCTGATTTTGGTTGTATTTGCACTCTTGGCTTTTGTTGTAGGATTTTCCATGGTTAATAAAGGTCCGTTTCCTGAAGTCTTTTTGGTTTCTTTCTTGTGGAATATCATCTAGAATAGGGATCTATTTATGTTTAAACTTTAGTAGCTTTATTATCCTGAGTGGGTTGCGAGCAGGGCTGGCTGTCACACCTTTTCTTAGCAGGACCAAATGCATATTGTGGATAGATGAAGGAAGCGgccaataaaaatgaaaatgttTGTTTTAAGTTTAAGCACACCTGGGCAAGATACATAGGATGCAGTCCACTGAGAAATGAATTAGAGTCACAAGTTTGAGTAATTGCAAGGAGTAGAATAAAGTCTATGTCATTTTCTAGACTGTATTATGGGAGCAGTGGAGTTTTACTATTGTTGGCTTCTGGTGTTGTAACGTCTAATATATTGAAGAGAAGCGTGACGGTTTGTTCTTAATCACCATCTCTATTGGTGTAACCTAATATCAATGTGAAATTTagtgaaataataaaacaaatatgGAACGACATGGATAACTAGTTCTTACAATTTATGTAGTTAAATTAGAGCGTCTTCTGTAAGGGTTCCTATTTGGAAGTGTGAAGCTAAAAGCTCTTCACCTGTTAATGGGAGTACTGATttgataataaattttaaaaaatgatatatttagttTCCTTCAAGTGTTGGGTGGTAGCGAAGGAAGTAGGTATTTATCCCTTGTTGAGATGTGAAATGCGCCAAGTATGTCTCACTACTGCAGTCATAGATTTACAGTGAATTGTTAGTTGACTCTTACTTCgtcttttcttttttgagaaaTGGTAACTTtactctttgtctttcttctttcGAGCATCGTTGGAGTATCGATCTATTTCATgtctaaaaaagagaaaaagaatgtaCGGTAGGTGTGGTGCTTGCCTTATTTTTTGTCAGTAGTGGCGAAGGCATCATCAGCGATATGCtgtattttatttagtatagAAGTTACTTTTGTAGTTTGTTATGTGATGGATTTCCTGATTTTTCATACAAGATTTTTGCCATTATCAGATGATGCATCTAGGGATTCCAAATTGGACTTCAAGGAGAGGTTCGAAAACAACACATATCATGTATCTGCATTATTAACCAGGAAGGTTATGGTATGCGGTGAGAATAAGGCCCAGCTGCCTCCTCCCCATGCTTTGGCTATGATACAGGCTAAAGATTTCACTGCTTTTCCCCATCCTTGTCAAAATTTTGCATTTCCCCCTCCTCCACCTGGTGATAGTAGGCGAATTGGGCCTCGGCGTAAGTTTAAAATTCACTTGTTTCCAACCTGATCTTATTTCTTAGCTTCACAAATTTGTATTCTAGCCTTTCCTTTGATCAGCACTTCACATAAGTAATGTAATCTTGTTTATACTCTCATTTTCGTTCAGCATGTCGTGTATGCTACGTTCCTGTGGAGCAAGCAATAGCTCGTATGCCTAGAGTTCCGTCAGCTTCACCGGGGCTTCAGCATTTAACTTATTTCCACGAGCAAATTCCCATCAAGACTGAACCTCACGGGGGTTCTGCATTTGGTGGGTACCCTTCTTTGGTGGAGAGGAACATGTCTTTTGACATAAAAGAGTCAATGACGGTACATTGCGGGTAAGTTGCACTTGTCATCTTGACACAGTCACTTGTTTATTGTTGTTGGCTTTAGTGTTTTGTTCTCCTTCCAGAGTGAGTATTTGCTCTTTGTTCCATTCCTAATATATTTGGATCAGATTTGTCAAAGGTTGTAGACCTGGTGATCGGACGGGGTTTGACATCAATGCAGCTGATCTAAAGAAGATGGAGAAATATCATGACATCATTGTTGCATCAGCCATATTTGGTACTCTATAGCCATGCTTCATATTTTCATCTATGTAATATGTAGAATATTAATTTTCTTTAGTAAATCTAAGAATTATAAGATGAAAGAGGATCAGAAAATGTAGCCAATATCGAAACCACAAGAATTTTCATCTATCTATAGCACTTTTTTTTTTAAGACAAGGCAATTAACATCTATCTATAGCACTGTGAACCTCATAAGCATAGAGAAATACTGATATGGCTGAAGATGGTGTCATATTGGTGTCATATTTTAGGTTTTAGAGATATCTTGCTAGATATTCAGTTATGTAGTACATTGATGCGTGAGAGATAATCAGGCACTTATTAGTTGGCACCCAGCAATATTATCTGCTCCATTTTTAAGAAACAAGTTTGTTGCTTGCACcgcttattttgattttttcaaaatccaatattGGGTAAGCAAAATTTTCATAGGTGTATACAGttaccaatttcaaaaaaatttcataggtgtatatcatcctctccatcctAATTGTGCATAACACTGTCATTAGCAAAGATTTTAAAAAGTCTGATTTGGTTATCTGAATATTCCAGAGACAATCAACAGATAATACATGAATAATAGGTAAAgtagtatttttatatataagttgaacaatttttttattttttttttgtgaattagAGAAAAAAAGTGTTCATTTGGTGTTGGTTACAATTAATTAGCTTAACTAAAATGGATAGGGGGCAATGTTTATCTTTTTTCCAGCACTAAAagagttttgttttgtttttaattgGCGTTTCAATTATAGATTTTATTTGTCTATCTTATGTATGCGCCTTGAAATGGATACAATGTCTAATACTCATGGAATTGGAAATGCTTTTCTGAAATAGTTTTGGATTGGATTAGATAACGTTGCCTTTGAGACTTGATATTTATCTCTTGTAGCTTCTCTAGAAGTTGGAGAATTAGTATTGTGGCATTTGTATCAGGCCGCAATGTgattatttttcctttacctctATCTGCATGAATGCTCTACAGGAAATTATGATGTAATTCAACAGCCAAAGAACTCGGGTAAAATTGCTCAAGAAAATGTTCCCTTTTATATGTTTGTTGATGAAGAGACAGAAGCATCCTTGAAGAATTCTAGCCTCTTGGATAGCAGAAATAGGGTTGGTTTATGGAGGATTATTCTTGTTCGCAATGTGCCTTATTCTGATGCGAGACGCAATGGGAAGGTTTGTTCTCCTAGTTTTCTTCGATATCCTCCTATCTTAATTGAAGTTCCTTTCAAATATTAAACTTGATCTCTAATCTGCTTTCTTCAAACGGTTGAGGTTTTGCAAGTGCTTGATGTTGCATTTGTATGAAAAGGCACTACCTTCTGAGCATGCTGTTTGTAGGAAACCaggggaaaaaaaaagaaaagcaatgaACTTGCATAGTTATATACACCCTTGCCTTTTAGTAATATTAAGTATCTATTGTGGCAGTTTGTAGTATAGCACTATAATCACTGTTAAGTTAGTCTTTTACACCTCTCATTGGAAATGATTGTTAGCCGATTGAGGGATCCTATCTTTTGATTCATGCCATATTGCCATAATAGTTGAGACTTTGGTTTTTTGACAACCGACAAATCCCCGAGGGTTAGTGGCGCACAATTAGAAACTCGGTAGCTAATGGGCCCACTCCTCTACCCTGCTCCACTTAAATACCATGCTTTTTGTCTACAACATAGTTTGAACCCGTGACATGTGCCTAAACTGCTTATCACTTGCTGCACTCTTACCACTAAACCTAAGCCCTGTGGCAATGTAATAACTAAACTTTTCTTCACAAATGGTGATGACAACAGATCAACACTCCAAGAGGTAATAGAATATATGCAATGTCTTTTTTTCTTCTACTGGTATAGAGGATATGTTATCATTCATCTGACATCAATGTGAATTGActtcattatatttttctttcatggaGTATAGTTTCATTAACTCTTTCATGTTAAAGTGTGGATTAGAAGTAGAACAAGTGCATATGATTTGCTTGAAAGAGATGTATTTGTGGCAGGTACCTAAGCTCCTACTGCATAGGCTCTTCCCTAATGTCCGCTATTCTATTTGGATAGATGGAAAGCTTCAGCTCGTTGTGGATCCCTACCAGATTCTCGAGAGGTACATTTGGTTTACTGTCTCTTGTGTCCTTGGATGCCACTTGGAATACCTTGTGTTTGGCTAGATGCTACAACTAAGTTTTAGCAATGGCCAATTATTGGTGATAAAGGGAAAAGGTTTTTAATAATGGCTAGGTACTGTACATGGTTTTGATTTGGTAATAGGTCTAATTCATTTTCGTTTAAGCTTCCTAAtaataattttcatcttttatgCACATCAGTTTTTGCTACTCATTTGATAGTACTAGTGGTAAGCTGTTAGCTGTGGGTTGAAGCTGATATTTCCTGGGTTATGACTGGGGTTGGAGGCTTGAAGCCGATGAAGGTCTGGATCATCTAAAACCAGATTGTTGTTGCTGACTTTTTACTTAAAATTTCCTCGTTTTCCCATACATACTCAAAAATGTTAATGTCTGTGCAGTAATTATCATTAATGAGGTTGCTTTTCCAAAGGAGAAAAAGGAACGATAAGATACATACAAGAAAAGATAATATACATACTTGTATCTGCTCAGTTTAGGTATTGATCAAATGATTATAGTAGTGGAAGTATTGATCGATGAACGGTCAATGTCCATAATGCATTATGGTCTCCATTTCTATTTGTGGGTCGGACCTTGAATCTGTTCTTGTATGGGTACTATTGGTAAGAATTTATTAGGCAGGATAGTGCCAGCCCTTAGGGTTTTCCCATGATGCCACCCCTTAGACAATGGCCAATGagttttcatctttttctccAGTTGCTGTATAATTTCTTTTCGACATGGTCATATTCTATTTGTTGTAGTGGCGTGTATGGCAGCCTAACAAGTGATTCATTCTCTTAGTTGGTTTATACCTTTAGTTGTGAGTCTCACGTCTACTTCAACTTTATGAGTTTCTTCTTTCCTATTCCATTATCTCAGATTCTTGTGGCGCCAGAATGCTACTTTTGCTATTTCAAGACATTATAGACGGTTTGATGTCTTTGAAGAAGCTGAAGCTAATAAAGCTGCAGGGAAGTACGATAATGTATCCATTGACCACCAAATTGACTTCTATAAGAAAGAAGGTTTAACTGCATATTCGGAGGCTAAGCTTCCTATTACTAGTGGTGGGTGTGATTTACACCTAGTGTTCATTTGCCCACTCACTCTTAAAATTTACTTAGCTCATTAAACTTTTTGCAGATGTTCCTGAAGGATGTGTTATTATGAAGGAGCATATTCCCATCACAAATCTCTTCACCTGTCTGTGGTTCAATGAAGTCGATCGTTTTACCTCAAGGGACCAATTGAGCTTTTCCACTGTTAGGGACAAATTGATGGCAAAAGTTAGCTGGAACGTCAACATGTTTTTGGATTGTGAGAGACGGAATTTTGTAATACAGGTATCCAAAACCTATTTTTTGCCAAGACACTAGTCGTGCATGTCTCCACTGTTTATGGTCAGCCAGTTATTTGCCTTAATTTTCGCTGTTCAGTACATACGATACTTTCTCATAGTATAAGAGTGTATACCAAATCTATGCAGGCATACCATAGAGATTTACTGGAGCAGAGGGCTCACATGACAGTTTTGAGAAGTCATCCTCCACCCGCTTTGGTTCGTGATAAATCTGTTCGTGATAGTTCTACTAGTAAATCTCCAGTAAGGAGACCTCCAAAGCACGGAAAAGGTGAAAGGAAGTCTAATTCAAGGCGACATCGGAGAGCTGGGTCTGGGAATAGGGGAAGCAGTACAACAATTTGATTTTCTTTCCCTCCCTCCCTCCCTACCTTTTGCTCCCCTTCCCTTTTTGGGctgcaaaaagaaaagaaactatttTTTCAACGAATTTGTTCCTCACTATTCAGCAAAAGGTTAGGACAATTTTGATATAGGTACTTACTTGTCCAATGGGAGAAGAAAGAAATTAGTTCTGCTTTTGTTTGAGGTTGTGAATATCAATTCAATTGTAGATATCACTAATTGAAATAACAGGCTGTTCACTTTCTTGTTTtgtagatgtcatattttctgctAGTAATAATAGCACTAAAACATTGTTATATATGCTACAAGCAAATGAATGATGGTGCATAAGGGAATGAGACACTGACAATCATATTGCACCACTTTGGACATGATTTTATCCTAACTAATCCTGGGATTAATTTTAGTGTTGCATAAGTACGTGTGACAATAAACCCTTGTGGTCCGGTCTTTTTTCAGGTTTCATGCATAGCATAAGTTTTAGTGCTCTGGACATCCCTAATTAGATGAAGCACTAGGTTATATCCTTGAGAAATGGGACTTGAACCATctcctttatattttttttcttgcctttgaataaagaaggaaaaaggaagaaaaagaataaaggTAGATGGGATTAATTCATTTAGTCAAATTTGAGGTGGATTCCCCTTTTAGTTGTGGGACAAGGTTTTTGGTACTTCAAACAAactcaatttcaagaaaaaagtaAACAAACGTATGTAATACAGTAATTGGTTTCATTGAAGTACAAGCAACTAATGAACTAAATAATCAAGGCGATGCAGCTTTCCATGAAAGATGTCAATGTTCACACTTTATCTTGGCACAACTCTTGGAATGCAACTTATAAATAGCGCATGCGAAAATCACATTTGAGAAGAGTAATTTACAAgcaaaatttaaaaaccatattAAATCACATTGAATGATTTAAGTAGGggtaaacaaaagtaaaatttacaAACAACATTTCAGAACCACAATAAATTGCAGTGAATGATTTAAGTACACGCAAACAGAAGAAATCCTCACCCCACCACCCAcacaaaagagagagagagagagaagcaaGGGGGGGAGTTCGTCTAGTTGGAAACTTTAGGGGCTGCTTTGACACTTTAATAGAAAAGTCTACACCAATAAAAGCAGCCATTGTTGGAAATGGTAGTTAAGAATTTGTCCGCATAAATAAACCTCTCAAAAACCCTGAGTTGCCGAGAAGAAGAAAAACGAACCAAAGGTAcgcaaaaaaattctcaaattaacatggttttttacaattaaaaaaattttattagaaattttcgttcttttttttttgtgtgtgtgttttggaTTCTTATATAAGTTGCTTTGTGTCAATTGAAATACTTAGAATTTCTCAATTCAGATAATTTTATGTGATAAACTAAAGGTGTGTGAAGAG
Coding sequences within:
- the LOC107878659 gene encoding probable hexosyltransferase MUCI70 isoform X1 — protein: MTGWSLGLRTGSDGSLQQLAQNGVYHSQNSFFSRKGSKTSLSGFREKEKWLPSICRFLVRKQVGMLILVVFALLAFVVGFSMVNKDDASRDSKLDFKERFENNTYHVSALLTRKVMVCGENKAQLPPPHALAMIQAKDFTAFPHPCQNFAFPPPPPGDSRRIGPRPCRVCYVPVEQAIARMPRVPSASPGLQHLTYFHEQIPIKTEPHGGSAFGGYPSLVERNMSFDIKESMTVHCGFVKGCRPGDRTGFDINAADLKKMEKYHDIIVASAIFGNYDVIQQPKNSGKIAQENVPFYMFVDEETEASLKNSSLLDSRNRVGLWRIILVRNVPYSDARRNGKVPKLLLHRLFPNVRYSIWIDGKLQLVVDPYQILERFLWRQNATFAISRHYRRFDVFEEAEANKAAGKYDNVSIDHQIDFYKKEGLTAYSEAKLPITSDVPEGCVIMKEHIPITNLFTCLWFNEVDRFTSRDQLSFSTVRDKLMAKVSWNVNMFLDCERRNFVIQAYHRDLLEQRAHMTVLRSHPPPALVRDKSVRDSSTSKSPVRRPPKHGKGERKSNSRRHRRAGSGNRGSSTTI
- the LOC107878659 gene encoding probable hexosyltransferase MUCI70 isoform X2 translates to MTGWSLGLRTGSDGSLQQLAQNGVYHSQNSFFSRKGSKTSLSGFREKEKWLPSICRFLVRKQVGMLILVVFALLAFVVGFSMVNKDDASRDSKLDFKERFENNTYHVSALLTRKVMVCGENKAQLPPPHALAMIQAKDFTAFPHPCQNFAFPPPPPGDSRRIGPRPCRVCYVPVEQAIARMPRVPSASPGLQHLTYFHEQIPIKTEPHGGSAFGGYPSLVERNMSFDIKESMTVHCGFVKGCRPGDRTGFDINAADLKKMEKYHDIIVASAIFGNYDVIQQPKNSGKIAQENVPFYMFVDEETEASLKNSSLLDSRNRVGLWRIILVRNVPYSDARRNGKVPKLLLHRLFPNVRYSIWIDGKLQLVVDPYQILERFLWRQNATFAISRHYRRFDVFEEAEANKAAGKYDNVSIDHQIDFYKKEDVPEGCVIMKEHIPITNLFTCLWFNEVDRFTSRDQLSFSTVRDKLMAKVSWNVNMFLDCERRNFVIQAYHRDLLEQRAHMTVLRSHPPPALVRDKSVRDSSTSKSPVRRPPKHGKGERKSNSRRHRRAGSGNRGSSTTI
- the LOC107878659 gene encoding probable hexosyltransferase MUCI70 isoform X3 encodes the protein MASLYLQVFGTKADDASRDSKLDFKERFENNTYHVSALLTRKVMVCGENKAQLPPPHALAMIQAKDFTAFPHPCQNFAFPPPPPGDSRRIGPRPCRVCYVPVEQAIARMPRVPSASPGLQHLTYFHEQIPIKTEPHGGSAFGGYPSLVERNMSFDIKESMTVHCGFVKGCRPGDRTGFDINAADLKKMEKYHDIIVASAIFGNYDVIQQPKNSGKIAQENVPFYMFVDEETEASLKNSSLLDSRNRVGLWRIILVRNVPYSDARRNGKVPKLLLHRLFPNVRYSIWIDGKLQLVVDPYQILERFLWRQNATFAISRHYRRFDVFEEAEANKAAGKYDNVSIDHQIDFYKKEGLTAYSEAKLPITSDVPEGCVIMKEHIPITNLFTCLWFNEVDRFTSRDQLSFSTVRDKLMAKVSWNVNMFLDCERRNFVIQAYHRDLLEQRAHMTVLRSHPPPALVRDKSVRDSSTSKSPVRRPPKHGKGERKSNSRRHRRAGSGNRGSSTTI